Proteins encoded in a region of the Moritella marina ATCC 15381 genome:
- a CDS encoding ankyrin repeat domain-containing protein gives MLNPKKIFPLIFLILPVLSLLVIINLHASELTVHEGYDELTPYYHAAARTGDDEVVIEFLNAGLPIDIKNHKGYTALMIATYNGNRSIVNTLIKRGTDVCAEDNKGNTALMAAIFRAEFTIAKMLLKSDCDANQQNKAGQTAVMYATLFGRKELRSLLIKRGADVLLKDNSGNSADSIQEY, from the coding sequence ATGCTAAATCCAAAAAAGATTTTCCCACTAATATTTTTGATATTACCTGTTTTATCCTTACTTGTGATTATTAACTTACATGCGAGTGAACTCACCGTTCATGAAGGCTATGATGAACTTACTCCTTACTATCATGCAGCAGCAAGAACTGGAGATGATGAGGTTGTGATTGAATTCTTGAATGCAGGTTTACCGATTGATATTAAAAATCATAAAGGTTATACCGCGTTAATGATCGCAACATATAACGGTAATCGATCTATTGTGAATACATTGATCAAACGTGGCACAGATGTGTGTGCTGAAGATAATAAAGGCAATACGGCACTTATGGCTGCCATTTTTAGAGCTGAGTTCACTATCGCTAAGATGTTGTTGAAAAGTGATTGTGACGCAAACCAGCAAAATAAAGCAGGGCAAACAGCTGTTATGTATGCGACATTATTTGGCCGTAAGGAGCTAAGATCGTTACTTATTAAACGCGGCGCTGATGTATTACTAAAAGACAATAGTGGTAATTCGGCTGATAGTATTCAAGAATATTGA